The following coding sequences are from one Nonlabens arenilitoris window:
- a CDS encoding beta strand repeat-containing protein gives MNSTDPDESITNEVNTAFAVNGANLEITDSNGTLSVPLASIGSDDQTITDFSYDDATNVLTITLEDGNTSTVNLAELSETVVAGTGAITVTDDGNGNYTVNSTDPDESITNEVNTAFAVNGANLEITDSNGTLSVPLASIGSDDQTITDFSYDDATNVLTITLEDGNTSTVNLAELSETVVAGTGAITVNDDGNGNYTVNSTDPDESITNEVNTAFAVNGANLEITDSNGTLSVPLASIGSDDQTITDFSYDDATNVLTITLEDGNTSTVNLAELSETVVAGTGAITVTDDGNGNYTVNSTDPDESITNEVNTAFAVNGANLEITDSNGTLSVPLASIGSDDQTITDFSYDDATNVLTITLEDGNTSTVNLAELSETVVAGTGAITVTDDGNGNYTVNSTDPDESITNEVNTAFAVNGANLEITDSNGTLSVPLASIGSDDQTITDFSYDDATNVLTITLEDGNTSTVNLAELSETVVAGTGAITVTDDGNGNYTVNSTDPDESITNEVNTAFAVNGANLEITDSNGTLSVPLASIGSDDQTITDFSYDDATNVLTITLEDGNTSTVNLAELSETVVAGTGAITVTDDGNGNYTVNSTDPDESITNEVNTAFAVNGANLEITDSNGTLSVPLASIGSDDQTITDFSYDDATNVLTITLEDGNTSTVNLAELSETVVAGTGAITVTDDGNGNYTVNSTDPDESITNEVNTALLLMVLI, from the coding sequence GTGAACTCTACCGATCCTGATGAATCTATTACTAACGAGGTCAACACGGCTTTTGCTGTTAATGGTGCTAATCTAGAAATCACCGATTCTAATGGTACACTTTCTGTGCCTTTAGCTTCAATCGGTTCAGACGATCAAACCATTACTGATTTCTCATACGATGATGCTACAAACGTATTGACCATTACTCTTGAAGATGGTAACACTTCTACAGTGAACCTTGCTGAGCTTTCTGAAACAGTTGTCGCTGGTACTGGTGCGATTACAGTAACCGATGATGGTAATGGTAACTACACCGTGAACTCTACCGATCCTGATGAATCTATTACTAACGAGGTCAACACGGCTTTTGCTGTTAATGGTGCTAATCTAGAAATCACCGATTCTAATGGTACACTTTCTGTACCTTTAGCTTCAATCGGTTCAGACGATCAAACCATTACTGATTTCTCATACGATGATGCTACAAACGTATTGACCATTACACTCGAAGATGGTAACACTTCTACAGTGAACCTTGCTGAGCTTTCTGAAACAGTTGTCGCTGGTACTGGTGCGATTACAGTAAACGATGATGGTAATGGTAACTACACCGTGAACTCTACCGATCCTGATGAATCTATTACTAACGAGGTCAACACGGCTTTTGCTGTTAATGGTGCTAATCTAGAAATCACCGATTCTAATGGTACACTTTCTGTGCCTTTAGCTTCAATCGGTTCAGACGATCAAACCATTACTGATTTCTCATACGATGATGCTACAAACGTATTGACCATTACACTCGAAGATGGTAACACTTCTACAGTGAACCTTGCTGAGCTTTCTGAAACAGTTGTCGCTGGTACTGGTGCGATTACAGTAACCGATGATGGTAATGGTAACTACACCGTGAACTCTACCGATCCTGATGAATCTATTACTAACGAGGTCAACACGGCTTTTGCTGTTAATGGTGCTAATCTAGAAATCACCGATTCTAATGGTACACTTTCTGTACCTTTAGCTTCAATCGGTTCAGACGATCAAACCATTACTGATTTCTCATACGATGATGCTACAAACGTATTGACCATTACTCTTGAAGATGGTAACACTTCTACAGTGAACCTTGCTGAGCTTTCTGAAACAGTTGTCGCTGGTACTGGTGCGATTACAGTAACCGATGATGGTAATGGTAACTACACCGTGAACTCTACCGATCCTGATGAATCTATTACTAACGAGGTCAACACGGCTTTTGCTGTTAATGGTGCTAATCTAGAAATCACCGATTCTAATGGTACACTTTCTGTACCTTTAGCTTCAATCGGTTCAGACGATCAAACCATTACTGATTTCTCATACGATGATGCTACAAACGTATTGACCATTACACTCGAAGATGGTAACACTTCTACAGTGAACCTTGCTGAGCTTTCTGAAACAGTTGTCGCTGGTACTGGTGCGATTACAGTAACCGATGATGGTAATGGTAACTACACCGTGAACTCTACCGATCCTGATGAATCTATTACTAACGAGGTTAACACGGCTTTTGCTGTTAATGGTGCTAATCTAGAAATCACCGATTCTAATGGTACACTTTCTGTACCTTTAGCTTCAATCGGTTCAGACGATCAAACCATTACTGATTTCTCATACGATGATGCTACAAACGTATTGACCATTACTCTTGAAGATGGTAACACTTCTACAGTGAACCTTGCTGAGCTTTCTGAAACAGTTGTCGCTGGTACTGGTGCGATTACAGTAACCGATGATGGTAATGGTAACTACACCGTGAACTCTACCGATCCTGATGAATCTATTACTAACGAGGTCAACACGGCTTTTGCTGTTAATGGTGCTAATCTAGAAATCACCGATTCTAATGGTACACTTTCTGTACCTTTAGCTTCAATCGGTTCAGACGATCAAACCATTACTGATTTCTCATACGATGATGCTACAAACGTATTGACCATTACTCTTGAAGATGGTAACACTTCTACAGTGAACCTTGCTGAGCTTTCTGAAACAGTTGTCGCTGGTACTGGTGCGATTACAGTAACCGATGATGGTAATGGTAACTACACCGTGAACTCTACCGATCCTGATGAATCTATTACTAACGAGGTTAACACGGCTTTGTTGTTAATGGTGCTAATCTAG
- a CDS encoding beta strand repeat-containing protein, with translation MTITLEDGNTSTVNLAELSETVVAGTGAITVTDDGNGNYTVNSTDPDESITNEVNTAFAVNGANLEITDSNGTLSVPLASIGSDDQTITDFSYDDATNVLTITLEDGNTSTVNLAELSETVVAGTGAITVTDDGNGNYTVNSTDPDESITNEVNTAFAVNGANLEITDSNGTLSVPLASIGSDDQTITDFSYDDATNVLTITLEDGNTSTVNLAELSETVVAGTGAITVTDDGNGNYTVNSTDPDESITNEVNTAFAVNGANLEITDSNGTLSVPLASIGSDDQTITDFSYDDATNVLTITLEDGNTSTVNLAELSETVVAGTGAITVTDDGNGNYTVNSTDPDESITNEVNTAFVVNGANLEITDSNGTLSVPLASIGSDDQTITDFSYDDATNVLTITLEDGNTSTVNLAELSETVVAGTGAITVTDDGNGNYTVNSTDPDESITNEVNTAFAVNGANLEITDSNGTLSVPLASIGSDDQTITDFSYDDATNVLTITLEDGNTSTVNLENLSSTVTQTVTTGNTIATHTSGTSTTTILETITAVAQATGNADADVTAGDANTIATYTDENGDDVNVNETVTAFSQNDTPTSSDPNATGEISYTNENGTTTTAQVVSGDADNNIQVGSDGGAFFAGPTIAAAGNVAGDGGTISSFGTSTIVRIDTGDYRINFATPITGAYVVQLTVLDCDGNCPPAGGSNYDDPGISYYGIDANGFNVNIGDSDNGTSPKVDIDLEFMFTVIKLP, from the coding sequence TTGACCATTACTCTTGAAGATGGTAACACTTCTACAGTGAACCTTGCTGAGCTTTCTGAAACAGTTGTCGCTGGTACTGGTGCGATTACAGTAACCGATGATGGTAATGGTAACTACACCGTGAACTCTACCGATCCTGATGAATCTATTACTAACGAGGTCAACACGGCTTTTGCTGTTAATGGTGCTAATCTAGAAATCACCGATTCTAATGGTACACTTTCTGTACCTTTAGCTTCAATCGGTTCAGACGATCAAACCATTACTGATTTCTCATACGATGATGCTACAAACGTATTGACCATTACACTCGAAGATGGTAACACTTCTACAGTGAACCTTGCTGAGCTTTCTGAAACAGTTGTCGCTGGTACTGGTGCGATTACAGTAACCGATGATGGTAATGGTAACTACACCGTGAACTCTACCGATCCTGATGAATCTATTACTAACGAGGTTAACACGGCTTTTGCTGTTAATGGTGCTAATCTAGAAATCACCGATTCTAATGGTACACTTTCTGTACCTTTAGCTTCAATCGGTTCAGACGATCAAACCATTACTGATTTCTCATACGATGATGCTACAAACGTATTGACCATTACTCTTGAAGATGGTAACACTTCTACAGTGAACCTTGCTGAGCTTTCTGAAACAGTTGTCGCTGGTACTGGTGCGATTACAGTAACCGATGATGGTAATGGTAACTACACCGTGAACTCTACCGATCCTGATGAATCTATTACTAACGAGGTCAACACGGCTTTTGCTGTTAATGGTGCTAATCTAGAAATCACCGATTCTAATGGTACACTTTCTGTACCTTTAGCTTCAATCGGTTCAGACGATCAAACCATTACTGATTTCTCATACGATGATGCTACAAACGTATTGACCATTACTCTTGAAGATGGTAACACTTCTACAGTGAACCTTGCTGAGCTTTCTGAAACAGTTGTCGCTGGTACTGGTGCGATTACAGTAACCGATGATGGTAATGGTAACTACACCGTGAACTCTACCGATCCTGATGAATCTATTACTAACGAGGTTAACACGGCTTTTGTTGTTAATGGTGCTAATCTAGAAATCACCGATTCTAATGGTACACTTTCTGTACCTTTAGCTTCAATCGGTTCAGACGATCAAACCATTACTGATTTCTCATACGATGATGCTACAAACGTATTGACCATTACACTCGAAGATGGTAACACTTCTACAGTGAACCTTGCTGAGCTTTCTGAAACAGTTGTCGCTGGTACTGGTGCGATTACAGTAACCGATGATGGTAATGGTAACTACACCGTGAACTCTACCGATCCTGATGAATCTATTACTAACGAGGTCAACACGGCTTTTGCTGTTAATGGTGCTAATCTAGAAATCACCGATTCTAATGGTACACTTTCTGTACCTTTAGCTTCAATCGGTTCAGACGATCAAACCATTACTGATTTCTCATACGATGATGCTACAAACGTATTAACCATTACTCTTGAAGATGGTAACACTTCTACAGTGAACCTTGAGAACTTAAGCTCTACGGTAACACAGACAGTAACTACTGGAAATACAATTGCTACTCATACAAGTGGAACGTCAACAACAACAATATTAGAAACAATTACTGCTGTTGCACAAGCTACTGGTAATGCAGATGCTGATGTGACTGCTGGTGATGCTAACACCATCGCTACGTATACCGATGAGAATGGTGATGATGTGAATGTTAATGAAACCGTTACTGCATTTTCACAAAATGATACACCAACCTCTAGTGACCCTAATGCTACTGGAGAAATATCTTATACAAATGAAAATGGTACAACCACTACAGCTCAAGTTGTAAGTGGTGATGCTGATAATAATATACAAGTTGGGTCTGATGGAGGAGCATTTTTTGCTGGTCCTACCATTGCAGCAGCAGGAAATGTAGCAGGAGACGGTGGAACCATATCGAGTTTCGGAACTTCAACTATTGTAAGAATTGATACAGGTGATTATCGCATCAATTTTGCTACACCTATAACTGGTGCTTATGTTGTTCAACTTACTGTATTAGATTGTGATGGAAACTGTCCGCCTGCTGGTGGTTCTAACTATGATGACCCAGGAATATCATACTATGGCATTGATGCAAATGGTTTTAATGTTAACATAGGAGACAGCGACAATGGTACAAGTCCTAAAGTCGATATTGACCTAGAGTTTATGTTTACCGTAATTAAACTTCCATAA
- a CDS encoding gliding motility-associated C-terminal domain-containing protein → MKLIDKLFNTNNLLWVTLFLNITLVTAQTAFTNSGDLKIHNNGQIGFHIDVINNGDSVENEGLAGFYNQNNSLNFSGLNQMNFENFEVDVEDDLNLFTSIGVNDEVFFTNGRINTPRIDPLVKFKFLNDNVYTGEGDNEHVDGYAQFNGDFQFSFPVGDDFEMKPLAIDNFNNSFTYTAAYFKENPNTPTTFINSFDTNSFEPSLDVISTVEFWYFEGLKDLELTLTWTNSSNISQTASNLSDLRIAGWDDVQNVWVNLGNTGTTGDLNNGTITSRIPNTNDYKIYTIASILQAGNEVVVYNGMTPDGDGLNDTLIIRGIEGIPGNQLFIYNRWGRLVYQKDNYDNSFDGIANANATIKGDKELAAGTYYYVLKLPEQEDLAGYFYINR, encoded by the coding sequence ATGAAGCTCATAGATAAATTATTTAATACCAATAACCTTTTATGGGTTACGTTGTTTTTAAATATAACATTAGTAACGGCGCAAACAGCCTTTACAAATAGTGGCGATTTAAAAATTCATAATAACGGTCAGATAGGCTTCCACATCGATGTAATTAACAATGGTGATTCTGTAGAGAATGAAGGCTTAGCTGGTTTTTATAATCAAAATAATTCTCTGAACTTTAGTGGATTAAATCAAATGAATTTTGAAAATTTTGAAGTTGATGTTGAAGACGATTTAAATTTATTTACTTCTATAGGTGTTAATGATGAAGTCTTCTTTACCAATGGTAGAATCAATACACCTAGAATTGACCCATTAGTTAAATTTAAATTTTTAAATGATAATGTTTACACTGGTGAAGGTGATAATGAGCATGTAGATGGTTATGCTCAATTTAATGGAGATTTTCAATTCAGTTTCCCTGTTGGTGATGATTTTGAAATGAAACCTCTTGCCATTGATAACTTTAATAATTCGTTTACATACACTGCTGCATATTTTAAAGAAAATCCTAATACACCTACCACGTTTATCAACTCTTTTGATACAAACAGTTTTGAGCCTAGCTTAGATGTTATATCAACAGTTGAATTTTGGTACTTTGAAGGTCTTAAAGATTTAGAACTTACACTTACTTGGACTAATTCCAGTAATATCTCTCAAACAGCAAGTAACTTAAGTGATTTGAGAATCGCTGGATGGGATGATGTTCAAAATGTTTGGGTCAACCTTGGTAATACTGGTACAACAGGTGATCTTAATAATGGTACTATTACCTCTAGAATTCCTAATACCAATGATTATAAAATATACACTATTGCCTCAATCTTACAGGCTGGTAATGAAGTGGTCGTTTATAATGGTATGACACCAGATGGTGATGGACTCAATGACACATTAATTATAAGAGGTATAGAAGGAATACCTGGTAATCAACTTTTTATTTACAATAGATGGGGACGACTGGTTTATCAAAAAGACAATTATGATAACTCATTTGATGGTATTGCAAATGCAAATGCCACTATAAAAGGTGATAAAGAA